The Magnetovibrio sp. genome includes a window with the following:
- the prfB gene encoding peptide chain release factor 2 (programmed frameshift) yields MRAEIEAVTQDLKQSLELLRRHLDYDQAVLRLEELNALAEAPDLWNDAAKAQALMKERTKLDGLIKEIDDLVAELADNLELIEMGEMEGDDDIIKEAETALIDARDRAAKAELKTLLSGEADANNCYFEVHAGAGGTEAQDWAEMLTRMYVRWAEQHGYKTEWLEESPGEEAGIKSCTIKITGENAYGWMKTESGVHRLVRISPYDSSARRHTSFTSVWVYPEIDDDIEVHYEDKDLRVDTYRASGAGGQHINKTDSAVRITHIPTGIVVQCQNDRSQHKNRAAAYKMLNARLYEAELQKREEASQAEHDAKTDIGWGHQIRSYVLQPYQMVKDLRTGVETSNTSAVLDGDLDQFMEAALAHRVKGGDAAVEDID; encoded by the exons ATGCGCGCCGAGATCGAAGCCGTTACTCAAGACCTCAAGCAGTCGCTGGAACTGCTGAGGAGGCATCTT GACTACGACCAAGCTGTTTTACGCCTGGAAGAACTGAACGCGCTGGCCGAAGCCCCCGACTTGTGGAACGACGCCGCCAAGGCCCAGGCCTTGATGAAAGAGCGCACCAAGCTTGACGGGTTGATCAAGGAAATCGACGATCTTGTCGCCGAACTGGCCGACAATCTCGAACTGATCGAGATGGGCGAGATGGAAGGCGACGACGACATCATCAAGGAGGCCGAAACCGCCCTGATTGATGCGCGCGACCGCGCTGCCAAGGCCGAGTTGAAGACCTTGCTGTCGGGTGAAGCCGACGCCAACAACTGTTATTTCGAAGTCCATGCCGGCGCGGGCGGTACCGAAGCCCAGGACTGGGCGGAAATGCTGACACGCATGTATGTGCGCTGGGCCGAGCAGCACGGTTACAAAACCGAGTGGCTGGAAGAAAGCCCGGGCGAAGAAGCGGGCATTAAATCGTGCACCATTAAAATCACAGGCGAGAACGCGTACGGTTGGATGAAGACCGAAAGCGGTGTGCACCGCCTGGTGCGCATTTCGCCCTACGATTCCAGCGCACGTCGCCACACCAGCTTTACTTCGGTATGGGTCTATCCGGAAATCGATGACGACATCGAGGTCCATTACGAAGACAAAGACCTGCGTGTCGACACCTACCGCGCATCCGGTGCAGGCGGTCAGCACATCAACAAAACCGACAGCGCCGTGCGCATCACGCACATTCCCACCGGCATCGTGGTGCAGTGTCAGAACGATCGTTCACAACACAAGAACCGTGCGGCGGCATATAAGATGCTGAATGCGCGCCTGTATGAGGCCGAGCTGCAAAAGCGCGAGGAAGCTTCTCAGGCCGAACACGACGCCAAGACCGATATCGGTTGGGGACACCAGATCCGCTCTTACGTGTTGCAGCCCTACCAGATGGTCAAGGATTTGCGCACCGGGGTGGAAACGTCCAACACTTCTGCGGTTTTGGACGGCGATCTCGATCAGTTCATGGAAGCGGCCTTGGCGCACCGGGTCAAGGGCGGCGACGCGGCGGTCGAAGACATCGACTGA